A single Thiohalobacter thiocyanaticus DNA region contains:
- a CDS encoding WYL domain-containing protein → MMEDRILFILRRTYWVGNTRRQDLVDAFNLKNPQRASEAIDKALKLYDKYLERWGARGGVTWRDGVLPPPEAAPGKIFALLQQGAPFHETGIRTNTELPVRLQYREAYRPDDESLEMIMRGILEQKLTRVLYVGLRRREVARWRWIVPRSLEFTGRQWRLLGFDLSDDTETLKSYVLSRIQDIQYDTPPRGQSGRVQQLHERPLDYKGGVYKVDLNDNLTPDQRIAIKQELGITGTNLQISDRDVYEFMRLYGDAEPSSEIVWPPVTGIRKLETRKD, encoded by the coding sequence ATGATGGAAGATCGGATACTGTTTATCCTTCGGCGCACATACTGGGTCGGCAATACACGGCGACAGGATCTCGTTGATGCGTTTAACCTGAAAAATCCCCAGCGCGCTTCAGAAGCCATTGATAAAGCACTAAAATTATATGACAAATACCTGGAGCGCTGGGGTGCTCGCGGGGGCGTGACATGGCGCGACGGCGTACTCCCTCCACCCGAAGCGGCTCCCGGGAAGATTTTTGCCTTGCTGCAGCAGGGCGCCCCCTTCCACGAAACCGGGATACGCACGAATACAGAACTCCCCGTGAGGCTTCAGTATCGAGAGGCGTACCGGCCCGACGATGAAAGCCTGGAAATGATTATGCGCGGCATCCTCGAGCAGAAGCTCACCCGCGTCCTTTACGTTGGGTTGCGTCGACGGGAAGTCGCGCGCTGGCGCTGGATCGTGCCGCGTTCGCTGGAATTCACCGGACGGCAGTGGCGGTTACTGGGGTTCGACCTCTCAGATGATACTGAAACTCTGAAATCCTATGTGCTGTCGCGCATCCAGGATATCCAGTACGACACACCACCACGGGGGCAATCTGGTCGTGTTCAGCAGTTGCATGAACGCCCACTGGATTACAAAGGCGGCGTTTACAAAGTCGATCTCAATGACAATCTGACCCCTGACCAGAGAATCGCAATCAAACAGGAACTGGGTATCACCGGGACCAATCTTCAAATTTCAGATCGCGATGTTTACGAGTTCATGCGGCTGTACGGTGACGCTGAACCCTCCTCAGAAATTGTGTGGCCGCCCGTGACAGGCATCAGAAAGCTCGAGACTCGGAAGGACTGA